One Dysosmobacter welbionis DNA segment encodes these proteins:
- a CDS encoding N-acetylmuramoyl-L-alanine amidase, with product MIILIRKRHVAYVVLLCCFVAGLSAVLWHGNAAFTAAFAPGEEGASPVVVVDAGHGGEDGGAVAADGTVESGLNLAIARRVRDLLTFAGVPTTVTREGDAAIYDPGSATLREKKVSDLHNRVALVNELPGAVLLSIHQNSLPSSPSTRGAQVFWNRQEGAEELASSIQESLNGAVNAGHEKKAAQVPSSVYLMKEITAPGVLVECGFLSNAAETEQLKDPAYQTKLAAAIAAGVLNSDKR from the coding sequence GTGATTATTCTGATCCGAAAGCGCCATGTGGCGTATGTTGTGCTGCTGTGTTGTTTTGTCGCCGGGCTCTCCGCCGTGCTGTGGCATGGGAACGCCGCCTTCACGGCGGCGTTCGCCCCGGGGGAGGAGGGCGCGTCTCCCGTTGTGGTGGTGGACGCCGGCCACGGCGGGGAGGACGGCGGCGCTGTGGCCGCCGACGGCACGGTGGAGAGCGGCCTGAACCTCGCCATCGCCCGGCGGGTCCGGGACCTGCTGACCTTTGCGGGGGTGCCCACCACCGTCACCCGGGAGGGGGACGCCGCCATTTACGACCCCGGCAGCGCCACTCTGCGGGAGAAGAAGGTCTCCGACCTCCACAACCGGGTGGCTCTGGTGAATGAGCTGCCCGGCGCGGTGCTGTTGAGCATCCACCAGAACAGCCTGCCGTCGTCGCCCTCCACCCGGGGGGCCCAGGTGTTCTGGAACCGCCAGGAGGGGGCGGAGGAACTGGCGTCGTCCATTCAGGAGTCCCTGAACGGCGCCGTCAACGCCGGACATGAGAAGAAGGCCGCCCAGGTGCCGTCCTCGGTGTACCTGATGAAGGAGATCACCGCCCCCGGCGTGCTGGTGGAGTGCGGATTTCTCTCCAACGCCGCGGAGACGGAACAGCTGAAGGACCCGGCCTACCAGACAAAGCTGGCGGCGGCCATCGCGGCGGGCGTGCTGAATTCAGATAAGCGTTGA
- a CDS encoding tyrosine recombinase XerC produces MADYRTEAPQILRDFLSYHETIKAHSKRTVDEYFLDLRNFFRYLKQTRDPSLCDRSLDEIDIMDVDLDFVASVTLTDIYGYMTYLSRDRVQHQNSRNSGYGLNAASRARKIATIRSFYNYLTNKMHLLRENPVKDMDSPKLKKTLPKYLTLDESIQLLDSVDGKNQERDYCILTLFLNCGLRISELVGLNLSDIQEDALRVLGKGNKVRIIYLNDACQDAIAKYLAVRRPITGRDANALFLSSQNERISRSTVHAMVKKRLGQAGIDPAEYSSHKLRHTAATLMLQNGVDVRAVQEVLGHDHLNTTEIYTHIDNESLRIAAKANPLSHVKKSRKKQKETG; encoded by the coding sequence ATGGCTGATTACCGCACCGAAGCGCCGCAGATTCTGCGGGACTTTCTCTCGTACCACGAGACCATCAAAGCCCACTCCAAGCGGACCGTGGACGAATACTTTCTGGACCTGCGGAATTTCTTCCGCTATCTCAAGCAGACCCGGGACCCGTCCCTGTGTGACCGGTCTCTGGATGAGATCGACATTATGGACGTGGATCTGGACTTCGTGGCCTCCGTGACCCTGACGGACATTTACGGCTACATGACGTACCTCAGCCGGGACCGGGTCCAGCACCAGAACAGCCGGAATTCCGGCTACGGCCTGAACGCCGCGTCCCGGGCCCGGAAGATCGCCACGATCCGGTCGTTTTACAACTACCTCACCAATAAGATGCACTTACTTCGTGAAAATCCTGTCAAAGATATGGATTCTCCGAAATTGAAGAAAACCCTGCCCAAATACCTGACCTTGGACGAGAGCATCCAGCTCTTGGACTCCGTGGACGGCAAAAATCAGGAGCGGGATTACTGTATCCTGACGTTGTTCCTCAACTGCGGGCTGCGGATCAGCGAACTGGTGGGTCTGAACCTCTCCGACATCCAGGAGGATGCCCTGCGGGTTCTTGGCAAGGGCAACAAGGTCCGGATCATCTACCTGAACGACGCCTGCCAGGACGCCATCGCCAAATATCTGGCAGTGCGGCGGCCCATCACCGGCCGGGACGCAAACGCCCTCTTCCTCTCCTCCCAGAACGAGCGGATCAGCCGCTCCACGGTCCACGCCATGGTGAAAAAGCGGCTGGGTCAGGCGGGCATCGACCCGGCGGAGTACAGCTCCCACAAGCTGCGGCACACCGCCGCCACGCTGATGCTGCAGAACGGCGTGGACGTCCGGGCCGTCCAGGAGGTGCTGGGCCACGACCATTTGAACACCACGGAAATCTACACCCACATCGACAACGAATCCCTGCGGATAGCTGCAAAGGCAAATCCCTTGTCACACGTGAAAAAATCAAGGAAAAAGCAAAAGGAAACCGGCTGA